A segment of the Thermothelomyces thermophilus ATCC 42464 chromosome 7, complete sequence genome:
CAGGCCAACCTCCGCGGCACTAACGTCGGCCGTGACAGCCCGTTGGAGGTTGCGTACGGCTCTCTGGTGACAATCAAGAACATGGGCTATGGCGGAGGCCTTCTCCATTCCCACATTCAGACGTACCCTGAGGGCTCCGGCCAGCAACAGGTGACCTGCTACCACCACAAGGATGCCAATAACAACTGGTTCTTCTACCCCAACCGCGGCGACACTCCCTATGACCCGGAGGCCGATCCCCGTTTCATCGCCGATGGCGAAGTCATCCGCCTGCTCCACGCCCAGACCGGCCGCAACCTCCACTCGCATCAGATTGCCGCTCCCATCACCAAGTCTCAGTGGGAGGTTTCCTGCTATGGCAATGCCACCATTGGTGATACCAAGGACCACTGGAGGATCGAAGTCGTCAGCGATGCTGCCTCCCGCGACCGGAGCAGAATTCGCACCCTTACGACGGCTTTCCGCCTGAAGCACGAGGTTCTCGGCTGCTATCTTCGCGCTGGTAACAAAAACCTGCCTCAGTGGGGATTCAAGCAGATCGAGGTTACCTGCACCAAGGAGAACAACCCGCGCGACACCTACACCCACTGGAACATTGAGTCGCACATCAACGAGAAGCGTGAGTGCCCAGCCGTGCTCCCGATGCCGAGTCGTTGATGCTGATAGCCTCCAGTGCCCCCCGGTGACCCTGGCCAGTACAAGTCTCCCTTCTTCAAGGACTTTGTCCACCTGGTAAGGCTCAGTTCTCTCGGCCGGGCGAAGATGCAGCATGCGCTAACCATAGTTAGAACGTCGCCATGATGACCTCCAACAATGCCCTGGTTCCCGACCCCGATAAGCAAGACGACCTGGCGTCGCAGTGGTGGCAGTGGCCCATCCTGCACGTCGGACTGCGCATGTGCGGCTGGGACGACAAGATCGTCAAGTACTTCCTGCTCGGCAATCCCATGGTCTACTGGGGCTCGACGGCCGCCCTTGGCGTCTTCGCTCTGTTGGTCGCCTGGTACGTCCTGCGTTGGCGGCGCGGATACCGCGAGCTGTCGCAGGCGGAAATCGACCAGATCCACTATTCCGGCCTGTATCCGGTCCTTGGCTGGTTCTTGCACTACTTGCCGTTCGTCATCATGGCCCGCGTCACCTACGTCCACCACTACTACCCGGCGCTGTATTTCGCCATTCTCACCTTCGGCTTCCTGTCAGACTGGTTCCTCCGGAACCGCAGCAAAGCCGTGCAGTGGGGGGTGTACGCGCTCTTGGACGCGACCGTCATCGGCCTGTATATTTACTTCATCCCCATCTGCTGGGGCATGACGGGGCCGAACAGGCAGTACAGGTACATGAAGTGGTTCGACACGTGGCGGATGTCGGACTAAGCAGCCGGCgagaggagagagagagagagagggagagggaggtcCCTGCTTTGGTGTCCATCTAGAAGGCGACCTAGGTTTTTTTTGGGTGAGCTCATGTCATCTGACGTGTACGATGTTTGTCAGTGAGGGGCGGAATTTGAGTCGAAGGATCCGTCATTGGGACTCAGTCGACCGTGCCATCTCGCTCTCAGTGTGTTCTCGTCATCTTCCACCGGGCTGGTTTGGCTGGGCGGACGCGGTCCCTTCGGAGAGAAGGAACGGATGCAGACAATCAAAAGACATAAAAGCTGGAAGGGACGGTATCTGAGGGAACGTGGAGTTAAGGCTTCCTACGCACTACGCCAACCATCTGTGAGCGAGGAGTAGAATGGGGCTCTTGCCCAGCTGCTGCCTCCACCATAATATGTCCACTTGACTCTGGACTTGATCTCTTCTCCTTTGTAAGATGGGTTCCTAGATTCCAACAAATCATGTCCGATTCTGGGTATTGGTATTGCCAGTGATCTGTCGTGCAATCACCACGTCATATGGTATGTGCAAATTGGGCTGCACCCCTCTGAGAAACTCGAAACACCCTGTGGTATCGTATTATGCCTATGCTCAACCAATATCTGCCTGCGAATACATGCTTATGCGTGTTCCTTCCAACTTAACAGTTATTTGCTCCCCCATCCCCGGCCCATATACATCATCGGTGACTACTAGAATTACAATACGTCCTCGCCCTCCCTTTTTGGTAGTACTATTCACACCGGCTCGCCGTCCTATGCCATCACGGCCCACATATGCCCCATATTGTCTCATTCACCACCGGCCGGCTGAGCCCGTTCAACAGCAACCCCCACTCAGCCCCTTCCCCGCATCGCCCGTCAACCGGACCGCTTTGCTCCCCGCGGAAACGCCGCTGCCGGCGTTGGGCACCTTGACCCCGGAGCGGCGGTCGTTCAAGTCGTACTTGCCCGCCTGGATGTTCTGGAAGATGCGCTCGGCCACCCGCATGAAGGCCATCTCGACGTTCTCGCCGCTCTTGGCGCTCGTCTCGACGTACTCGAGCACGCCGTTGCGCCGCGCCcactcctccgcctcctgaCGGGTCACTTCGCGCCTGTTGTTTCCCGTTCCCTCCGCCCCCGCGCCGGCGCGTCGTTGCTCTTCTGCGTCTGTC
Coding sequences within it:
- a CDS encoding glycosyltransferase family 39 protein (CAZy_ID 267886) is translated as MTSGNDRAAVVSGADVGDAARRRHVPGTPQQVVVPQQPQAADDKKKAKKEPSFLELLDQWEWLIAPIIFTALAFFTRLYKIGLSPIVTWDEAHFGKFGSHYLKREFYFDVHPPAGKLLVGLSGYLAGYNGSFEFKSGDTYPPEVNYVFMRQFNAFWGAVCVPMAYWTAKELKFRRPAVWLVTLMVLCENSYTTISRFILLDSMLLFGTVATTLCWAKFHNQRKNSFEPEWFFWLFMTGLSIGFVTSVKLVGLFVTALVGLYTIEDLWNKFGDTKMPVTELAAHFAARVVGLIILPFLVYLLSFAIHFAVLINSGPGDAQMSSLFQANLRGTNVGRDSPLEVAYGSLVTIKNMGYGGGLLHSHIQTYPEGSGQQQVTCYHHKDANNNWFFYPNRGDTPYDPEADPRFIADGEVIRLLHAQTGRNLHSHQIAAPITKSQWEVSCYGNATIGDTKDHWRIEVVSDAASRDRSRIRTLTTAFRLKHEVLGCYLRAGNKNLPQWGFKQIEVTCTKENNPRDTYTHWNIESHINEKLPPGDPGQYKSPFFKDFVHLNVAMMTSNNALVPDPDKQDDLASQWWQWPILHVGLRMCGWDDKIVKYFLLGNPMVYWGSTAALGVFALLVAWYVLRWRRGYRELSQAEIDQIHYSGLYPVLGWFLHYLPFVIMARVTYVHHYYPALYFAILTFGFLSDWFLRNRSKAVQWGVYALLDATVIGLYIYFIPICWGMTGPNRQYRYMKWFDTWRMSD